Proteins found in one Sorghum bicolor cultivar BTx623 chromosome 1, Sorghum_bicolor_NCBIv3, whole genome shotgun sequence genomic segment:
- the LOC8061389 gene encoding inactive poly [ADP-ribose] polymerase RCD1, translating to MEQRNVLALGEHVLKATIRKRKHETAMEHPEGNDVMVFSQHDPRKHPATFDDRANCKKSKLISCGSGSILESYRNFKTSGLPVRVLFYQHGDWSDFPEDVVNLAQQDFQLKRPITTAVFQNKHIMLDFVHMICIDYEMTIDKPLAWVDDHGKHFFPDLSAGLYTSKPSQHEKGEADECDGVSSVAESSSSVSVGEVVSHSKRISNIAEDNLKAHNRLYEAVGENNSGPSFHLNEYFSGTIQATGKPNNGPRVDSAVQNLLLKGLGQPFSEKDIIAIYRTPLLDQQWQVRCGLFQKEVEETRSRRGNANVRYAWLPCSRYTMEQMTTRGALETAKPKKGSMFGVGTCLAPANCSNSCARYSEFQEDGIIRMMLCRVIMGNVEVVLPGSKQFQPSNESFDNGVDDLQNPQNYIIWDSNVHKHIFAEYAVIVKVPPVTNGCLVLKDSVPNISEIISTGSPDNLTKEDRFQTLAPSGVEQEAPKLGHAPRAPSSPWMPFSMLFAAISTKVPRSDMDLVIRYYEEFKRKGISRSDLVIRIRQIVGDKILVSTIMRLHQKSPQVAAAGLPRALARGKRE from the exons ATGGAGCAGAGGAACGTTCTGGCATTGGGTGAACATGTTCTGAAAGCTACTATTCGCAAGCGAAAGCATGAGACTGCTATGGAGCACCCTGAAGGCAATGATGTGATGGTGTTCTCTCAGCATGATCCAAGAAAACACCCTGCAACATTTGATGACAGAGCTAACTGTAAGAAGTCTAAATTAATTTCCTGTGGGAGTGGATCTATATTGGAGTCATATCGGAACTTTAAGACAAGTGGGCTGCCTGTGCGTGTGCTTTTCTACCAACATGGTGACTGGAGTGATTTTCCAGAGGATGTTGTCAATCTAGCACAACAGGACTTCCAGTTGAAGAGGCCAATTACTACTGCTGTGTTCCAGAACAAGCACATCATGTTGGACTTCGTTCACATGATTTGCATAGATTATGAGATGACCATAGACAAACCACTAGCATGGGTTGATGATCATGGCAAACACTTCTTTCCAGATTTATCTGCTGGACTGTACACATCTAAACCATCTCAGCATGAGAAAGGTGAAGCTGATGAGTGTGATGGAGTGTCAAGTGTAGCTGAAAGCTCAAGTTCGGTATCTGTTGGTGAAGTAGTTTCTCATAGCAAGAGGATCAGTAATATTGCAGAGGACAACCTGAAAGCACATAACAGGCTGTATGAAGCTGTTGGTGAAAATAATTCAGGTCCTTCATTTCATTTGAATGAATATTTTAGTGGAACCATACAAGCTACTGGCAAGCCAAACAATGGTCCACGTGTTGATTCAGCTGTGCAGAATTTGTTGCTCAAAGGATTAGGTCAGCCTTTTAGCGAGAAAGATATTATTGCTATCTATAGAACACCACTGCTAGATCAGCAATGGCAAGTTCGTTGTGGTCTCTTCCAAAAGGAGGTTGAAGAGACCAGGAGTCGTCGGGGGAATGCAAATGTGCGTTATGCTTGGCTTCCTTGCTCAAGATATACCATGGAGCAGATGACGACGCGAGGTGCTCTGGAAACTGCAAAGCCTAAGAAGGGGTCCATGTTTGGTGTTGGGACTTGTCTTGCTCCTGCAAACTGTTCAAATTCATG TGCCAGATATTCTGAGTTTCAAGAAGATGGCATCATCAGAATGATGCTGTGCCGTGTAATAATGGGTAATGTTGAGGTTGTTTTGCCTGGATCAAAGCAATTCCAGCCATCCAATGAAAGTTTTGATAATGGCGTGGATGATCTTCAAAATCCACAGAATTACATCATATGGGATTCTAATGTGCATAAACACATATTTGCTGAATATGCTGTTATTGTCAAAGTACCTCCAGTGACCAATG GATGTTTGGTCTTGAAGGATAGTGTGCCCAACATATCTGAGATCATAAGTACTGGTTCTCCAGACAATCTAACCAAG GAAGATAGGTTCCAAACCTTGGCACCGTCCGGTGTTGAACAAGAAGCACCTAAGCTGGGGCATGCTCCAAGGGCGCCCTCCTCACCATGGATGCCCTTTTCAATGCTTTTTGCTGCCATTTCCACAAAAGTGCCTCGTTCAGACATGGATTTGGTCATCAGATACTATGAAGAATTTAAG AGGAAAGGGATAAGCAGGAGCGACTTGGTGATACGGATAAGGCAAATAGTCGGAGATAAGATATTGGTTTCTACAATAATGAGGCTTCACCAGAAg TCCCCACAGGTGGCAGCAGCTGGGCTACCAAGAGCACTCGCAAGGGGGAAGAGGGAGTAG
- the LOC8060846 gene encoding mucin-2: MSALASGSGSGSTSARDADDVAILLRILKVTGADCDHLSASQKDILARAHCIGTGGGVEEEEEEAEVISTPPLTLQHPLRQGQSQQGQAGEGEDGVAMCSMPFAQTHPSSPSSASSDSRQRKPRKPRKPTRKVRAGTKIWPPTPTATATPTLAPAPAATATATATPPATATATATATPPATATATATATANATPPATATATATAPPAPPATATASPSPELDPLVRMVLMVPTAPLPPTGYKNILELARSRGLFDPPPPLPTTGQDE; this comes from the coding sequence ATGTCCGCCTTGgcgtccggctccggctccggctccaccTCCGCTCGCGACGCGGATGACGTCGCGATCCTATTAAGGATCTTGAAGGTGACGGGCGCGGACTGCGACCATCTCTCCGCCTCGCAGAAGGACATCCTCGCCCGCGCCCACTGCAtcggcaccggcggcggcgtggaggaggaagaagaggaggccGAGGTGATCAGCACGCCGCCTCTCACACTGCAGCACCCGCTGAGGCAGGGCCAAAGCCAGCAAGGTCAggcgggggagggggaggaTGGCGTCGCCATGTGCTCCATGCCCTTCGCCCAGACTCACCCTTCCTCTCCTTCTTCCGCTTCCTCGGATAGCCGGCAGCGGAAGCCACGGAAGCCGCGCAAGCCTACGAGGAAGGTGAGAGCCGGCACCAAGATCTGGCCTCCCACCCCCACTGCGACTGCGACTCCCACTctggctccggctccggctgcGACTGCGACTGCGACTGCGACTCCGCCTGCGACTGCGACTGCGACTGCGACTGCGACTCCGCCTGCGACTGCGACTGCGACTGCGACTGCGACTGCGAATGCGACTCCGCCTGCGACTGCGACTGCGACTGCGACTGCGCCTCCGGCTCCGCCTGCGACTGCGACTGCGAGCCCTAGCCCCGAACTCGACCCTCTCGTTAGGATGGTGCTCATGGTCCCCACCGCTCCTCTTCCACCCACCGGTTATAAGAACATCCTCGAGCTTGCTCGCAGCCGCGGGCTCTTTGATCCCCCGCCTCCTCTTCCAACCACCGGTCAAGATGAATGA
- the LOC8060847 gene encoding phosphoglycolate phosphatase 2 isoform X1 has product MANGLPNPPCAVLTADAARSLVDSVDAFLFDCDGVIWKGDKLIEGVPETMELLRKMGKKLVFVTNNSRKSRRQYSKKFRSLGLEVTEEEIFTSSFAAAMFLKLNNFSPEKKVYVVGEDGILEELKLAGFECFGGPEDGKKNIKLEADFYFEHDKSVGAVIVGLDQYFNYYKMQYARICISENPGCLFIATNRDPTGHMTSAQEWPGAGTMVAAVSCSVQKEPIVVGKPSGFLMDFLLKSFNLETSRMCMVGDRLDTDILFGQNTGCKTLLVLSGCTSLPELQDASNNIHPDVYTNSVYDLVGLLQK; this is encoded by the exons ATGGCCAACGGGCTTCCGAACCCTCCCTGCGCCGTCCTCACCGCCGACGCTGCCCGATCCCTCGTCGATTCCGTCGACGCCTTCCTCTTCGACTGCGATG GGGTCATTTGGAAGGGCGATAAGCTCATCGAAGGGGTCCCAGAGACGATGGAGCTACTGAGGAAAATG GGAAAGAAATTAGTTTTTGTAACAAACAACTCTAGAAAGTCAAGAAGACAATACTCAAAGAAATTCAGGTCACTTGGACTTGAAGTTACTGAG GAAGAGATTTTTACATCATCGTTTGCGGCTGCCATGTTCTTGAAGTTAAATAATTTTTCTCCAGAAAAGAAG gtttatgttGTTGGTGAAGATGGAATCTTGGAAGAGCTCAAGTTAGCTGGTTTTGAATGTTTTGGTGGTCCG GAGGATGGCAAGAAAAACATAAAGTTGGAGGCGGATTTCTACTTTGAACATGACAAAAGT GTTGGAGCTGTCATTGTTGGACTTGATCAATACTTCAATTATTACAAAATGCA GTATGCAAGAATATGTATTAGTGAGAATCCAGGCTGCCTTTTCATTGCGACCAACCGTGATCCAACTGGGCATATGACATCTGCCCAAGAATGGCCAG GAGCTGGAACTATGGTTGCTGCAGTAAGCTGCTCAGTACAGAAAGAACCCATTGTTGTTGGAAAACCTTCAGGATTTTTGATGGACTTCCTCTTGAAAAG CTTCAATCTGGAGACGTCAAGGATGTGCATGGTTGGTGATAGACTGGACACAGACATATTATTTGGCCAGAACACTGGTTGCAAGACCCTCCTTGTTTTGTCTG GTTGTACTAGCTTACCAGAACTGCAGGATGCTTCCAATAACATCCATCCAGATGTGTACACGAACAGCGTGTATGATCTAGTTGGGTTACTGCAGAAGTAA
- the LOC8060847 gene encoding phosphoglycolate phosphatase 2 isoform X3, translating to MELLRKMGKKLVFVTNNSRKSRRQYSKKFRSLGLEVTEEEIFTSSFAAAMFLKLNNFSPEKKVYVVGEDGILEELKLAGFECFGGPEDGKKNIKLEADFYFEHDKSVGAVIVGLDQYFNYYKMQYARICISENPGCLFIATNRDPTGHMTSAQEWPGAGTMVAAVSCSVQKEPIVVGKPSGFLMDFLLKSFNLETSRMCMVGDRLDTDILFGQNTGCKTLLVLSGCTSLPELQDASNNIHPDVYTNSVYDLVGLLQK from the exons ATGGAGCTACTGAGGAAAATG GGAAAGAAATTAGTTTTTGTAACAAACAACTCTAGAAAGTCAAGAAGACAATACTCAAAGAAATTCAGGTCACTTGGACTTGAAGTTACTGAG GAAGAGATTTTTACATCATCGTTTGCGGCTGCCATGTTCTTGAAGTTAAATAATTTTTCTCCAGAAAAGAAG gtttatgttGTTGGTGAAGATGGAATCTTGGAAGAGCTCAAGTTAGCTGGTTTTGAATGTTTTGGTGGTCCG GAGGATGGCAAGAAAAACATAAAGTTGGAGGCGGATTTCTACTTTGAACATGACAAAAGT GTTGGAGCTGTCATTGTTGGACTTGATCAATACTTCAATTATTACAAAATGCA GTATGCAAGAATATGTATTAGTGAGAATCCAGGCTGCCTTTTCATTGCGACCAACCGTGATCCAACTGGGCATATGACATCTGCCCAAGAATGGCCAG GAGCTGGAACTATGGTTGCTGCAGTAAGCTGCTCAGTACAGAAAGAACCCATTGTTGTTGGAAAACCTTCAGGATTTTTGATGGACTTCCTCTTGAAAAG CTTCAATCTGGAGACGTCAAGGATGTGCATGGTTGGTGATAGACTGGACACAGACATATTATTTGGCCAGAACACTGGTTGCAAGACCCTCCTTGTTTTGTCTG GTTGTACTAGCTTACCAGAACTGCAGGATGCTTCCAATAACATCCATCCAGATGTGTACACGAACAGCGTGTATGATCTAGTTGGGTTACTGCAGAAGTAA
- the LOC8060847 gene encoding phosphoglycolate phosphatase 2 isoform X2, with protein MRNITSLTMLWSLLPLFKGKKLVFVTNNSRKSRRQYSKKFRSLGLEVTEEEIFTSSFAAAMFLKLNNFSPEKKVYVVGEDGILEELKLAGFECFGGPEDGKKNIKLEADFYFEHDKSVGAVIVGLDQYFNYYKMQYARICISENPGCLFIATNRDPTGHMTSAQEWPGAGTMVAAVSCSVQKEPIVVGKPSGFLMDFLLKSFNLETSRMCMVGDRLDTDILFGQNTGCKTLLVLSGCTSLPELQDASNNIHPDVYTNSVYDLVGLLQK; from the exons ATGAGGAACATCACTTCATTAACCATGCTGTGGTCTTTATTGCCATTATTTAAG GGAAAGAAATTAGTTTTTGTAACAAACAACTCTAGAAAGTCAAGAAGACAATACTCAAAGAAATTCAGGTCACTTGGACTTGAAGTTACTGAG GAAGAGATTTTTACATCATCGTTTGCGGCTGCCATGTTCTTGAAGTTAAATAATTTTTCTCCAGAAAAGAAG gtttatgttGTTGGTGAAGATGGAATCTTGGAAGAGCTCAAGTTAGCTGGTTTTGAATGTTTTGGTGGTCCG GAGGATGGCAAGAAAAACATAAAGTTGGAGGCGGATTTCTACTTTGAACATGACAAAAGT GTTGGAGCTGTCATTGTTGGACTTGATCAATACTTCAATTATTACAAAATGCA GTATGCAAGAATATGTATTAGTGAGAATCCAGGCTGCCTTTTCATTGCGACCAACCGTGATCCAACTGGGCATATGACATCTGCCCAAGAATGGCCAG GAGCTGGAACTATGGTTGCTGCAGTAAGCTGCTCAGTACAGAAAGAACCCATTGTTGTTGGAAAACCTTCAGGATTTTTGATGGACTTCCTCTTGAAAAG CTTCAATCTGGAGACGTCAAGGATGTGCATGGTTGGTGATAGACTGGACACAGACATATTATTTGGCCAGAACACTGGTTGCAAGACCCTCCTTGTTTTGTCTG GTTGTACTAGCTTACCAGAACTGCAGGATGCTTCCAATAACATCCATCCAGATGTGTACACGAACAGCGTGTATGATCTAGTTGGGTTACTGCAGAAGTAA
- the LOC8060848 gene encoding uncharacterized protein LOC8060848, which translates to MPPPPWPSASAMATHWITDALAGDDSIEFSMLQALLRDSSEPFAGAPEAVHERLALRSLQELSSLIPAGGDAAPATARVLRVDGARSCKDVFFRLATEIEISGKFKKDLLPPYRQDIQETIRTKKITLPETLLKGVDAWITSMTPHSQSEHNGTADQSLQNSHGCVNIVKPVFPTDNAEVQQETMTNSINEGETGNLQKDSSVPTSVLHQPCTPKSRSYVPLQEDTMDAVGLGARSRKRSLIVEGNMSVGFVLASAGCDTPLQGSIIESFSQFDKHDHTATVEPKSRRQKSPNLPHCADEGADDGGSSNQSSKVSSHEGLSAHATVTPGFDRISDVLPTDASEPGHLPECITAQDTTMISQPVCRKAHLSALQHERGEKVNQDLEDVSASTRPLEEDHVHGDLTLQSPSALLSVSCNGANQGSKSGTNLQPGTATEDSMAFEEQNADKSCLEFTGANKDPEKKQHAGDKGLVWFPPVDEADQEDSLTASNQSGGKRSSPPSRNMRHSKKMLQEKESAVPSKSGKGIAKQDQHMPTSPRKRSYVRPQKRYSNPLAPNSRRKRVNWTKEEEAILREAMEKFTPQDDARIPWIQIREYGRHVFHEERLPDDLRVKWRSMKGKELAGY; encoded by the exons ATGCCGCCCCCCCCTTGGCCTTCCGCCTCCGCCATGGCCACCCACTGGATTACCGACGCCCTCGCCGGTGACGACTCCATCGAGTTCTCCATGCTCCAGG CGCTGCTGAGGGACTCGTCGGAGCCCTTCGCGGGCGCCCCGGAGGCCGTGCATGAGCGGCTCGCGCTCCGGTCTCTGCAGGAGCTGTCGTCGCTGATACCCGCCGGGGGTGATGCCGCGCCGGCGACGGCACGTGTGCTTAGGGTTGATGGCGCCCGGTCGTGCAAGGACGTGTTCTTTCGGCTTGCCACAGAG ATTGAAATTTCTGGAAAATTTAAGAAGGATTTGCTTCCACCTTACCGTCAAGACATCCAGGAAACCATACgtacaaaaaaaattacattaCCAGAAACTTTG TTAAAAGGAGTTGACGCATGGATCACATCTATGACCCCACATTCCCAATCGGAGCACAATGGCACTGCTGATCAGTCCCTGCAAAACAGCCATGGATGTGTAAATATAGTGAAGCCTGTGTTCCCTACAGACAATGCTGAGGTTCAGCAAGAGACTATGACAAATTCAATCAATGAAGGTGAAACAGGAAATCTCCAAAAGGATTCGTCTGTACCAACTTCTGTTCTTCACCAACCATGTACACCCAAAAGTAGGTCTTACGTCCCTCtgcaagaagatactatggATGCTGTTGGTTTAGGCGCTAGGTCCCGAAAAAGGAGTCTTATTGTGGAGGGGAACATGTCAGTTGGATTTGTGCTTGCTTCAGCTGGCTGTGATACACCTTTGCAGGGAAGCATTATTGAGTCCTTTTCCCAGTTTGATAAACATGATCATACTGCTACAGTTGAACCAAAATCTCGTAGACAAAAATCTCCAAATCTACCTCACTGTGCCGATGAgggggcagatgatggtggcTCCAGCAATCAGTCATCTAAGGTTTCCAGTCATGAAGGACTGAGCGCTCATGCCACAGTAACTCCAGGTTTTGACAGAATCAGCGATGTCTTACCGACAGATGCATCTGAACCTGGACATTTGCCTGAGTGCATAACCGCACAGGATACAACCATGATTTCACAGCCTGTTTGCAGGAAAGCTCATCTGAGTGCTCTGCAACATGAAAGGGGTGAGAAAGTAAACCAAGATCTGGAAGATGTCTCTGCAAGTACTCGGCCACTGGAAGAGGACCACGTTCATGGGGATCTGACTTTGCAATCTCCTAGTGCTTTACTTTCTGTAAGCTGCAATGGTGCTAATCAAGGAAGTAAGTCTGGGACCAATCTTCAACCAGGGACTGCTACAGAGGATAGTATGGCTTTTGAAGAGCAGAATGCAGACAAGTCTTGCTTAGAATTCACTGGTGCCAACAAGGATCCAGAGAAAAAGCAGCATGCGGGAGACAAAGGTCTTGTTTGGTTTCCTCCG GTTGATGAGGCTGACCAGGAGGATAGTCTTACAGCTTCTAACCAATCTGGTGGCAAGCGATCATCACCCCCTTCGCGTAATATGAGACACAGCAAAAAAATGTTGCAAGAAAAGGAGTCAGCTGTACCAAGTAAATCTGGAAAAGGTATTGCAAAGCAGGATCAACACATGCCTACTTCACCAAGGAAAAGAAGTTATGTACGCCCGCAAAAGCGCTA CTCCAATCCTCTTGCACCAAATAGTAGACGCAAAAGAGTCAATTggacaaaagaagaagaagctattTTGAGG GAAGCGATGGAAAAATTCACTCCACAGGATGATGCGCGAATTCCATGGATTCAGATACGAGAATATGGCCGTCATGTGTTTCACGAGGAGCGCCTGCCAGATGATTTGAGGGTCAAGTGGAGGAGCATGAAGGGCAAGGAGCTGGCAGGCTATTGA
- the LOC8060849 gene encoding heat stress transcription factor A-1, whose amino-acid sequence MQGGVVAHAAAAAAAASTVTTAVAPPVPAHAAVVGNGGGPAAAAPPPPFLMKTYEMVDDPATDDVVSWGPGNNSFIVWNTPEFARDLLPKYFKHSNFSSFVRQLNTYGFRKVDPDRWEFANEGFLRGQKHLLKTINRRKPSLQGNSQPQQPQLQNAPVPSCVEVGKFGLEEEIERLKRDKNVLMQELVRLRQQQQTTDHQLQTLGKRLQGMESRQQQMMSFLAKAMQSPGFLAQFVQQNENSRRRIVAANKKRRLPKQDGGLDSESAAASLDGQIIKYQPLINEAAKAMLRKILKLDSSHRFESMGNSDNNNFLLENYMPAAQAFESSSSTRNSGVTLAEVPANSGLPYVSASSGLSAICSPSVAPEIQCPVVLDNKLSNQVPNMSAVPPVSNPITAGSSDISIPEFSDLADLVNEDSVNIPGGAFEMPGPEFPLPEGDDSVPIETDETMYNNDETQSLPGIIDSFWEQFLVGSPLSADNDEVDSGGLDARGSPQENGWSKVGNISNLTEQMGLLSSTNHRDSGNGL is encoded by the exons ATGCAGGGCGGTGTCGTggcccacgccgccgccgccgcggcggccgcgTCGACGGTGACCACTGCGGTGGCGCCTCCGGTGCCGGCGCACGCGGCGGTGGTGGGAAACGGCGGCGGGCCggcggccgccgcgccgccgccaccgttcCTTATGAAGACGTACGAGATGGTGGACGACCCGGCCACCGACGACGTCGTGTCCTGGGGCCCCGGGAACAACAGCTTCATCGTCTGGAACACGCCCGAGTTCGCCAGGGACCTCCTGCCCAAGTACTTCAAGCACAGCAACTTCTCATCATTCGTCAGGCAGCTCAACACCTAC GGGTTTAGAAAGGTTGATCCAGACAGATGGGAATTTGCAAATGAGGGTTTTCTTAGAGGACAAAAACATCTGCTGAAGACTATCAACAGAAGGAAACCATCCTTGCAGGGGAACAGCCAACCACAGCAACCTCAGTTGCAGAATGCTCCTGTGCCTTCCTGTGTAGAGGTGGGCAAGTTTGGGTTGGAGGAAGAGATAGAACGGCTGAAAAGGGATAAGAATGTTCTTATGCAAGAGCTTGTCAGGCTGAGACAGCAACAGCAAACAACTGACCATCAGCTTCAGACTTTGGGCAAGCGTCTTCAAGGGATGGAGTCACGGCAGCAACAGATGATGTCTTTCCTGGCTAAGGCAATGCAAAGTCCTGGTTTCCTAGCACAGTTTGTACAGCAAAACGAGAATAGTAGAAGAAGAATAGTAGCTGCGAACAAGAAAAGGCGGCTACCCAAGCAAGATGGTGGCCTAGACTCTGAAAGTGCTGCTGCTTCGTTAGACGGTCAAATTATCAAGTATCAACCTTTGATCAACGAAGCAGCCAAAGCAATGCTAAGGAAGATCCTAAAGCTAGATTCTTCGCATAGGTTTGAATCTATGGGCAATTcagataataataattttctgcTGGAGAATTATATGCCAGCTGCTCAAGCTTTTGAGAGCTCTTCGTCAACAAGAAATTCTGGGGTCACCCTTGCAGAGGTTCCAGCTAACTCGGGCTTGCCCTATGTCAGCGCAAGCTCTGGACTGTCAGCTATCTGTTCTCCTTCAGTGGCTCCTGAAATCCAGTGCCCAGTTGTGCTGGACAACAAGTTGTCTAACCAAGTGCCCAACATGAGTGCTGTGCCTCCTGTTTCAAACCCTATAACAGCAGGCTCAAGTGACATCAGCATTCCGGAATTCTCAGATCTGGCGGACTTGGTAAACGAAGACTCTGTCAATATTCCTGGAGGGGCCTTTGAGATGCCTGGTCCTGAGTTTCCCCTGCCAGAAGGTGATGACAGTGTCCCCATCGAGACTGATGAGACCATGTACAACAATGACGAGACTCAGAGCCTTCCAGGCATCATCGACTCCTTCTGGGAGCAGTTCCTGGTAGGCAGCCCTCTATCCGCCGATAATGATGAAGTTGATTCAGGCGGACTAGATGCAAGGGGTTCACCACAGGAGAATGGGTGGAGCAAAGTGGGGAACATCTCCAATCTTACAGAACAGATGGGCCTTCTATCATCAACAAATCACCGGGACTCAGGGAATGGGCTGTAA
- the LOC8061391 gene encoding protein NUCLEAR FUSION DEFECTIVE 2, with protein MATPTPPPILPRLLLLVLLVTLHPRATASAPLSASPFDAALAALQSRVGYAFRAPSLLRRAMTHASYSRENGRALAVLGLAAAESAAALRALATDLDAAPSAVSRAASEAASGAACARAGAHLGIQNVVRVAGRTSASAPTVVCGALRALVGAVAVDANSTDAAGEVFWRLHALTSSAAIAAV; from the coding sequence ATGGCgactccaacgccaccaccgaTCCTCCCCCGCCTCCTCCTTCTCGTCCTCCTCGTCACCCTCCACCCACGCGCCACGGCCTCCGCGCCGCTCTCCGCCTCCCCGTTCGACGCGGCGCTGGCCGCGCTCCAGTCGCGGGTGGGCTACGCCTTCCGCGCGCCGTCCCTGCTGCGCCGCGCTATGACGCACGCCTCCTACTCCCGCGAGAACGGCCGCGCGCTCGCCGTCCTAGGCCTGGCCGCCGCGGAGTCCGCCGCGGCGCTCCGCGCCCTGGCCACCGACCTCGACGCCGCGCCCTCCGCCGTGTCGCGCGCCGCCAGCGAGGCCGCGTCCGGCGCCGCGTGCGCCAGGGCCGGAGCGCACCTGGGGATCCAGAACGTCGTGCGCGTCGCCGGCCGGACCAGCGCGTCCGCGCCGACCGTCGTCTGCGGCGCGCTCCGGGCGCTCGtcggcgccgtcgccgtcgacgcCAACAGCACCGATGCCGCAGGGGAGGTGTTCTGGAGGCTGCACGCGCTCACTTCGTCTGCCGCCATCGCCGCGGTGTGA
- the LOC8060850 gene encoding RNA-binding protein 34, with protein sequence MAKKHRDPAAEAASGDSPAAAIRSLFSADNPFRRKASTEEAPAATPLHKQPSPVAEAAEPSSKKKKSKEEGPRPKRKRDELEAGRERRRGAGAEKPPRVGEKRKAPDDAAAGAGAGEEEEEFDDESKLLRTVFVGNLPLRTKRKVLTKEFAAFGEIESVRIRSVPLVDTKLSRKGAVLQGKVNELVDNVHAYIVFKDEQSARTALSHNMALFGGNHIRVDMACPPRKKLRGEGPLYDRKRTVFVGNLPFDVKDEEVYQVFCGSSGSEGDVEAIRVIRDPSSSLGKGIAYVLFKTREAANSIARKQDMKIRDRLLRLTHAKPVDATPKKTEVQKRSRVPKHKEISTPGSKSNEGSEKAKRKASALSYQGLRSSKSGVVKKVKVNQQPSSKGKQSKTNETGASARKDKRPAVAARKAKQLAKKRKVDASTLENTHRSKKPRK encoded by the exons atggcGAAGAAGCACAGGGACCCTGCCGCCGAGGCGGCGAGCGGCGACTCCCCGGCCGCGGCCATCCGCTCCCTCTTCTCCGCGGACAACCCGTTCCGCCGGAAGGCCTCTACGGAGGAGGCCCCCGCCGCGACGCCCCTCCACAAGCAGCCCAGCCCTGTCGCCGAGGCTGCCGAGCCTTCgtcaaagaagaagaagagcaagGAGGAAGGCCCGCGGCCCAAGCGGAAGcgggacgagctcgaggccggcCGCGAGCGGCGGCGAGGCGCGGGCGCGGAGAAGCCGCCGAGAGTGGGGGAGAAGAGGAAGGCCCCCGATGACGCCGCGGCCGGGGCAGGGGCcggggaggaggaagaggagttcGACGACGAGAGCAAGCTGCTCAGGACCGTGTTCGTGGGGAACCTGCCGCTGCGGACCAAGCGCAAGGTGCTCACCAAGGAGTTCGCGGCGTTCGGCGAGATCGAGTCAGTCAGGATCCGCTCCGTGCCGCTGGTCGAC ACCAAGCTTTCGAGGAAAGGGGCCGTTTTACAGGGGAAGGTCAATGAATTGGTTGACAA TGTGCATGCCTACATTGTCTTCAAAGATGAGCAGTCTGCACGCACTGCTTTGTCTCATAATATGGCACTG TTCGGTGGCAATCACATTCGTGTTGATATGGCATGCCCCCCTCGTAAGAAACTTCGAGGAGAAGGGCCTCTTTATGACAGAAAGAGGACCGTGTTTGTTGGAAACCTTCCATTTGATGTAAAG GATGAAGAGGTCTACCAGGTGTTCTGCGGTTCCAGTGGATCAGAAGGTGATGTCGAGGCTATACGTGTTATCAGAGATCCAAGTTCAAGCCTAGGGAAGGGTATCGCATATGTTTTATTCAAAACAAGG GAAGCTGCTAATTCTATTGCAAGAAAACAGGATATGAAGATAAGAGATCGTCTGTTGAGGCTCACCCATGCAAAACCGGTGGACGCAACACCAAAGAAAACGGAAGTCCAGAAAAGGAGTCGTGTGCCAAAACATAAGGAGATTTCGACACCAGGCAGCAAATCTAATGAAGGCAGTGAGAAAGCCAAACGGAAGGCATCAGCTTTGTCATATCAAGGCCTGAGATCGAGCAAATCTGGTGTTGTGAAGAAGGTGAAAGTGAACCAGCAACCCAGCAGCAAAGGGAAGCAGAGCAAAACTAATGAAACTGGAGCGAGTGCTCGCAAAGATAAGCGACCCGCTGTGGCTGCAAGAAAAGCAAAGCAGCTAGCCAAGAAACGCAAGGTGGATGCCTCAACTCTTGAGAATACACACAGGAGCAAGAAACCAAGGAAGTAG